A region of the Vibrio chagasii genome:
ACGCCTGGCATTTTTAGTGCTATCGTTGGGTTTTGTGTTTACGGTGCTGTAGTTAGGTTTTGTGGTAGCGTTGCTCACTACTTAACGCGGCGTTGATATGACCCCCACTGTCAATTAAAAACGTAGAAGTTTCTGCTCCCTCATTTCAGAGCCTTTGTTCATTTTGGGATAGTGTTACCGCATAGATGAAGCAAGTAATGTCGTCGGTTCTCATGCTGATATACGTGGATTGCTCATCGTTTGATGAGTAGAGCCTACTTTACTTGTTCCGTCGTAGCACCTGTCTTCAGTCTATGCTCGTGGTTCAATACAGCCGAAGCTATATTGCCGTCCTAACGCCGTCGGTGTTTGTGCCACTCCCCATTCACCGTTGCTTGGATATTATTGCGAAGAAGAAAGCCCTTGAGTTGGAACTTTGCGTCTTTGAGATCTTTCATTGCCATTTCTCTGGCACGCGAGAGATCTCGAATAGCTTCATCTTCGGCTTCTGGTACATAGATGGGTGTAAGCTCTTCGGCTTTTAACAGCTTGGCGAGCTTTGCTGCGTCTCGTTTGTCAGTTTTAACTCTATCGCCTGGCTTCTTAGGTATAAGTGATGGAGCGACGACATAGCAGCAGTGTCCAAGGCTCGTAATCAGGCGATAAGTCCAGTAACCACATGGTCCTGCTTCATAGACAAAGTGCAGAGTGGCTTTTGGATACTTGGATTGCAGTTGTCTGGCCAATTTAATAAGCGCGGACTTGTTAGATTTAATACGGCCAAGGTGTTGTGGGTTTGCCCCTCGATGTTCTTGTAAAACAGCGACTTGAATAAATGACTTATGCGTATCTAAGCCAATGAAAATTATGCTATCTTTACTCATGCTAGCCTCCAAATTTAGTTGTTTGACGCACTAATTATGGCTCTGGCTTAAAGCTAACCCACTATATTGGAGGCTAGCACCTTTCGTGGGGGTCATTATGTCTATGTACATAGGAGGGGCAGTGAAAAATACAGTATTAATAGATTTTGACGGTGTAATTCGTCATTGGTCCAATATTGAAATGGAAGAGTATGCTGATACGTTGGGACTAGTACGCAACCCTTTGTTCACATGTGCTTTTTCTGAAAAGCACCTAATTCCCGCAATCACTGGCAAAATTTCTCATGATGAATGGTGTAACAATGTTTGTTACGACTTGTCGCTAGTTCATGGTGAGAGTACGGCGGCAAAGTTGGTTAACAAGTGGCGTTCACTGAACGCTGAGATTGACTATGAGTTCCTTAATAATATCCGAAGCCTACTTTCTAACGGTAGGGTTGTTTTGGTCACCAATGCGACAAGTCGATTAAACAATGACCTTGTTAACGTGGGTTTAGAGAAAGCATTTGATGAAATTGTTAACTCGTCAGAAATCGGCATTGCCAAACCTGACTTTTTGTTTTTTCAACGCTTATTGAAGCGCCTCAGGGTAAAGTCGAAGCATTGCATCTTTATTGATGATACCCATCGAAATGTGGAGGCCGCTAGGGCTATGGGGATTGAAAGTCTTTTACATACTAGTACAAAGGAAACACTGGATTTCATCAAAGATAAATGTACATAACCAAGCGTTCAATTGGACAACCAACGCTTAGCAGTTTTGGCTCACAGTTTGGTTTTAGTGTTTATGTCACAATGCTTTAAGTTTGTGGCTGCGTTGTCTGCCTATTAACGCGGCTACATGGATCCCCCCGGTTGTCAAACATCCGCTAAACTTATGTTGATGGGTTTTGGACTGCCGCTCTACATTCGGCCTACTTATCGACGATTCGCATACGTCGTGGCCCTGATGACTTTGCGCGACTGCGGTGCCTTATTCGTTAGATGGCATCTAGTGTGTCCACCGCATTAACAGGCTCTCCGCAAGTGGTCTTAACCTATCTCCATCATTAGCGTCTGCAATGACCCGGTGGGTTTAACTCTTTATGCTGCTTAAGTTTCTACTTAAGCAGCATAGTTTTCATATTCTGTTTGATTGTGTAAAAGCGACCATATAATTCGTGCGTTCTTCGCGGCAAGTGCCACTATCGCTCGATTCATTCCTCTGCGCTCTAGAACGCCTCGACACCACTGACTTAACTTATCTTGCTTGTCGCCAAGGTTGGCAATCACGGTCCTTGCCCCGTGAACTAATAGTGTTCGCAAATATTTGTCGCCGTGTTTGGTTATCCGGCCTAAACGAGGCTTTCCTCCTGTGGAATATTGCTTTGGTACTAAGCCTAGCCATGCAGAAAAATCACGGCTTTTATCAAATTGAGTGCCATTGCCTATCGAAGCGAGTATCGCAGTCGCGGTCTGAGGGCCAATGCCCCGAACCTTCATCACTCGTTGAACATTAGTGCTGACCTTAGCAAAAGAATCGAAGACTTGCTCAGTATCGGCGATACGTTGATTGAGTTCGTCAAGGTGATGATAAGCATCGGCTATCACCGTTCTTGCGAGGTGTGGCAGTTCATTTTCTGCATCTTCGAGCATTAAGGGAACCTGTTTCATCAATGAAGAGTGACCAACAGGAATGATTAATCCGAATTCTGAAAGCAGGGCACGCATGCGATTCATAAGCGCGGTGCGTTCACGAACCCAATGTTCTCTCATTCTATGTA
Encoded here:
- a CDS encoding HAD family hydrolase, whose amino-acid sequence is MKNTVLIDFDGVIRHWSNIEMEEYADTLGLVRNPLFTCAFSEKHLIPAITGKISHDEWCNNVCYDLSLVHGESTAAKLVNKWRSLNAEIDYEFLNNIRSLLSNGRVVLVTNATSRLNNDLVNVGLEKAFDEIVNSSEIGIAKPDFLFFQRLLKRLRVKSKHCIFIDDTHRNVEAARAMGIESLLHTSTKETLDFIKDKCT